A stretch of the Rodentibacter haemolyticus genome encodes the following:
- the purF gene encoding amidophosphoribosyltransferase, translating into MCGIVGIVSQSPVNESIYAALTLLQHRGQDAAGIVTVDDENRFRLRKANGLVSDIFRQEHMLRLQGNAGMGHVRYPTAGSSSVSEAQPFYVNSPYGVTLVHNGNLTNSAELKEKMFKTARRHVNTNSDSELLLNIFANHLDNIPQDHLDPQDIFYAVSKTHKDVRGAYACLAMIIGHGMVAFRDPFGIRPLVLGKRDENGKTDYMFASETVALDVAGFDFVRDVAPGEAVYVTFDGKLYAQQCAESAVLNPCIFEYVYFARPDSIMDGVSVYAARVHMGERLGQKIAREWQDELDNIDVVIPVPETSTDIALQIASVLNKPYRQGFVKNRYVGRTFIMPGQAQRISSVRRKLNTIRAEFKGKNVLLVDDSIVRGTTSEQIVEMARAAGAKKIYFASAAPEIRYPNVYGIDMPTKNELIAHGRNVNEIAKLIGVDKLIFQDLSALTESVQQENPTIQGFDCSVFTGEYITGDITPEYLDNIAFQRNDSAKKKREKDSTNLEIHNER; encoded by the coding sequence ATGTGTGGTATTGTCGGCATAGTTAGCCAAAGTCCGGTTAATGAATCTATTTATGCAGCATTAACGTTATTACAACATCGAGGGCAGGATGCCGCAGGAATTGTCACTGTGGATGACGAAAATCGTTTTCGCTTGCGGAAAGCCAATGGTTTAGTGAGTGATATTTTTAGACAAGAACATATGTTGCGTTTACAAGGTAATGCGGGAATGGGGCACGTACGTTATCCCACCGCAGGCAGTTCAAGCGTATCGGAAGCGCAACCTTTTTATGTAAATTCGCCTTACGGGGTTACTTTGGTGCATAACGGTAACTTAACCAATTCCGCTGAATTAAAGGAAAAAATGTTTAAAACCGCACGACGCCACGTCAACACCAATTCAGATTCCGAATTACTGTTAAACATTTTTGCTAATCACCTGGATAACATTCCACAAGATCATCTTGATCCTCAAGATATTTTCTATGCCGTAAGCAAAACCCATAAAGATGTGCGTGGTGCGTATGCCTGTTTGGCAATGATTATCGGGCATGGTATGGTCGCATTTCGGGATCCGTTCGGTATACGTCCTCTCGTATTGGGTAAACGTGATGAAAACGGCAAAACCGATTATATGTTTGCTTCCGAAACGGTGGCGTTGGATGTTGCAGGTTTTGATTTCGTAAGAGATGTCGCACCGGGAGAAGCCGTTTATGTAACATTTGACGGCAAACTTTATGCGCAGCAATGTGCAGAAAGTGCGGTCTTAAATCCTTGTATTTTTGAATACGTCTATTTTGCCCGTCCGGATTCCATTATGGACGGCGTTTCCGTTTATGCGGCACGGGTTCATATGGGAGAGCGTTTAGGGCAAAAAATCGCCCGCGAATGGCAAGATGAATTGGATAACATTGATGTTGTTATTCCCGTACCGGAAACCTCAACGGATATTGCATTGCAAATCGCCAGTGTGCTTAACAAACCTTATCGCCAAGGCTTTGTTAAAAATCGTTATGTGGGACGAACCTTCATTATGCCGGGGCAAGCACAGCGTATTAGTTCCGTTCGCCGCAAATTGAATACCATTAGAGCCGAATTTAAAGGTAAAAATGTCTTGCTGGTGGACGATTCTATCGTACGAGGCACGACTTCAGAACAAATTGTAGAAATGGCACGAGCTGCCGGGGCGAAGAAAATTTATTTTGCCTCAGCCGCACCGGAGATTCGTTATCCGAATGTATACGGAATTGATATGCCAACGAAGAATGAACTCATTGCTCATGGTCGAAATGTGAATGAAATTGCTAAATTAATTGGCGTAGATAAACTTATTTTCCAAGATCTCAGTGCGCTCACCGAATCGGTGCAGCAAGAAAACCCGACTATTCAAGGCTTTGATTGCTCCGTTTTCACAGGGGAATATATTACAGGCGATATTACACCGGAATATCTTGATAACATTGCTTTTCAACGTAATGATTCGGCAAAGAAAAAGCGTGAAAAGGATTCAACGAATTTGGAAATTCATAACGAAAGATAA
- a CDS encoding CvpA family protein, whose translation MIDYIIIGIIAFSILVSLLRGFVREVLSLASWVVAFIVASQFYPYLATYLTQIDSLYVRNGTAIGILFILTLIVGGIVNFVIAQLVDKTGLSGTDRVLGAAFGLLRGVLIVAAILFFLDTFTNFEQSDWWKTSKLIPHFGFIIEWFFQQLQESSSFLNSTLNQ comes from the coding sequence ATGATCGATTACATTATTATTGGCATTATCGCTTTTTCTATTCTTGTCAGTTTGTTACGTGGCTTTGTACGCGAAGTGCTATCACTTGCCAGCTGGGTTGTCGCCTTTATCGTGGCAAGTCAATTTTATCCTTATCTTGCGACTTATTTAACTCAAATTGACTCCCTATATGTGCGTAACGGCACGGCAATTGGTATTTTGTTTATTCTCACACTTATTGTGGGGGGGATCGTGAACTTTGTTATCGCCCAATTAGTAGATAAAACAGGGTTAAGCGGCACTGATCGTGTATTGGGTGCGGCATTCGGTTTATTGCGCGGTGTATTAATTGTTGCCGCAATCTTATTTTTCTTGGATACCTTTACGAATTTTGAACAATCCGATTGGTGGAAAACGTCAAAATTGATTCCACACTTCGGCTTTATCATCGAATGGTTTTTCCAACAGCTTCAAGAGAGTTCCAGTTTCTTAAATTCAACACTTAATCAATAA
- the yfbV gene encoding terminus macrodomain insulation protein YfbV: MSVFSIFKKGQIYLDTWPKALKLGMIFPENRIIKVTRFAQKAMPLIAVFAVVWQQLYAKQDVVAFSIAVLTALFALLIPFQGLYWLGRRAISPLGVQSEAWFYDICEYLKEIHEPLPIVQGKPTYQHLAEVLKKAELRLDRTFWQEI; encoded by the coding sequence ATGTCTGTTTTTTCTATTTTTAAAAAAGGTCAAATTTATCTTGATACTTGGCCGAAAGCGTTGAAGTTAGGGATGATTTTTCCTGAAAATCGAATTATAAAGGTTACACGCTTTGCACAAAAAGCGATGCCGTTAATTGCGGTATTTGCCGTGGTGTGGCAGCAACTTTATGCAAAGCAGGATGTGGTGGCATTTTCTATTGCGGTTTTGACCGCACTTTTTGCCTTGCTTATTCCTTTTCAAGGTCTATATTGGCTGGGGAGGCGGGCAATATCGCCTTTAGGAGTACAAAGTGAGGCTTGGTTTTACGATATTTGCGAATATCTAAAAGAAATTCATGAACCCTTACCAATCGTACAGGGTAAACCGACATATCAACATTTAGCGGAAGTATTGAAGAAAGCGGAGCTGCGATTGGATCGCACATTCTGGCAAGAAATTTAG
- a CDS encoding acetate kinase, which produces MSKLVLILNCGSSSLKFSILDPISGDEKLSGLAEAFYLPEARIKWKLHGEKGQADLGAGAAHTEALNFIVENIFTKDPELQNSISAIGHRVVHGGEKFTKSVLITDEVLKGIEDAIQFAPLHNPAHLIGIREAFKLFPALKDKNVAVFDTAFHQTMPEEAFLYALPYSLYKEHGVRRYGAHGTSHYYVSREAAKRLNIAEDKVNVITCHLGNGGSISAIRHGECIDTSMGLTPLEGLVMGTRSGDIDPAIMFYMHKTLGMSVDEIETTLTKKSGLLGLTEVTSDCRYAEDNYDTEVPAKRALDVYCYRLAKYIGSYMAVIGERLDAIVFTGGIGENSAHVREITLNHLKLFGYQIDEERNLAARFGNEGVITKEGSPIAMVLPTNEELVIAQDTAKLCF; this is translated from the coding sequence ATGTCAAAACTTGTTCTTATCCTTAACTGTGGTAGCTCATCACTAAAATTCTCAATCCTTGATCCTATTTCAGGCGATGAAAAATTATCGGGTTTAGCCGAAGCGTTCTATTTGCCGGAAGCCCGTATTAAATGGAAATTGCACGGCGAAAAAGGACAAGCTGACTTAGGTGCGGGTGCTGCTCACACAGAAGCATTAAACTTCATTGTTGAAAATATTTTTACTAAAGATCCTGAATTACAAAATAGTATTTCTGCTATTGGTCATCGTGTTGTTCACGGCGGTGAAAAATTCACAAAATCAGTGCTTATCACCGATGAAGTCTTAAAAGGAATTGAAGATGCAATTCAATTTGCCCCGTTACACAACCCTGCTCACTTAATCGGTATTCGCGAAGCATTCAAATTATTCCCGGCGTTAAAAGATAAAAATGTTGCTGTATTTGATACCGCTTTCCATCAAACAATGCCTGAAGAAGCTTTCTTATACGCGTTGCCGTATTCGCTTTATAAAGAACATGGCGTTCGTCGCTATGGCGCACACGGAACCAGCCATTATTATGTAAGCCGTGAAGCGGCAAAACGCTTAAACATAGCGGAAGATAAAGTAAATGTGATTACTTGTCATTTAGGTAACGGCGGTTCTATTTCTGCGATTCGCCATGGTGAATGTATTGATACGTCAATGGGTTTAACTCCGTTAGAAGGTTTGGTTATGGGTACGCGTTCCGGTGATATCGACCCGGCAATTATGTTCTATATGCATAAAACTTTAGGTATGTCCGTAGATGAAATCGAAACTACATTAACCAAAAAATCCGGTCTTTTAGGCTTGACTGAAGTGACCAGTGACTGCCGTTATGCGGAAGACAACTACGATACAGAAGTACCGGCAAAACGTGCCTTAGACGTATATTGCTACCGTTTGGCAAAATACATCGGTTCTTATATGGCGGTTATCGGTGAACGTTTAGATGCTATCGTATTTACCGGCGGTATCGGTGAAAACTCTGCACATGTGCGTGAGATCACATTAAATCACTTAAAACTTTTCGGTTATCAAATTGATGAAGAGCGCAATCTTGCCGCACGTTTCGGTAATGAAGGCGTCATCACTAAAGAGGGTTCTCCGATTGCAATGGTACTCCCAACCAACGAAGAATTAGTGATCGCACAAGATACAGCGAAACTTTGTTTCTAA
- the pta gene encoding phosphate acetyltransferase: protein MSRTIILIPVSAGVGLTSVSLGLIQSLEQKGAKVGFMKPISQPNSGEDRLDRTTSIVRSSTTLETAEPFMLSVAESLIGQNQSDVLLEKIVENHQQLSKNNEIIIVEGLIPTRKHGYANSINYEIAQALDAEIVLVAAPSTETSAELKERVEAAASLFGGKHNPNLLGVVVNKFNAPIDESGRTRPDLTEIFDSFQHSHNSEAELNKLFANSAIKLLACVPWSADLIATRAIDLVKHLGATIINEGDINRRIRGITFCARSLPNMVEHFRAGSLLVVSADRPDAIVAAALAASNGVEIGGMLLTGGYKIDAQINKLCQHVFETTKLPIFRIEGNTWQTALNLQSFNLEVPVDDKERIENIKDYMSQQFDTQFIDGLVAASTRLRRLSPPAFRFQLTELARAAKKRIVLPEGDEPRTIKAAVLCAERGIAECVLLADPASVQRVAEAQGVQLGKGITIINPADVRENYVDRLVELRKAKGMTEAAAREQLEDTVVLGTMMLEANEVDGLVSGAVHTTANTIRPPMQIIKTAPGSSIVSSIFFMLLPDQVLVYGDCAVNPDPTAEQLAEIAIQSADSAKAFGIDPKVAMISYSTGTSGSGADVEKVKEATRIAKEKRPDLLIDGPLQYDAAVMEDVARSKAPNSPVAGKATVFVFPDLNTGNTTYKAVQRSADLVSIGPMLQGMRKPVNDLSRGALVDDIVYTIALTAIQATQA from the coding sequence ATGTCCCGTACAATTATCCTTATCCCTGTTAGTGCCGGCGTGGGCTTAACCAGTGTAAGTCTTGGTCTCATTCAATCGCTTGAACAAAAAGGCGCAAAAGTCGGTTTTATGAAACCTATTTCTCAACCTAATTCCGGTGAAGATCGATTGGATCGCACAACCTCTATCGTTCGCTCCAGCACTACACTTGAAACGGCTGAGCCGTTTATGTTAAGCGTGGCGGAATCATTAATCGGTCAGAATCAATCTGACGTGTTGTTAGAAAAAATTGTTGAAAATCATCAACAACTTTCTAAGAACAACGAAATCATCATCGTTGAAGGCTTAATCCCAACCCGTAAACACGGTTATGCAAACAGCATTAACTATGAAATTGCACAGGCATTGGATGCGGAAATCGTTTTAGTTGCCGCCCCTTCAACAGAAACCTCCGCGGAATTAAAAGAACGTGTGGAAGCAGCGGCTTCATTATTTGGCGGTAAACATAACCCTAATCTCTTAGGTGTTGTCGTCAATAAATTCAACGCACCTATTGATGAATCAGGTCGTACCCGCCCGGATTTAACGGAAATTTTTGATTCTTTCCAACACAGCCATAACAGTGAGGCTGAATTAAACAAGTTGTTTGCAAATAGTGCAATTAAGCTACTTGCCTGTGTACCATGGTCTGCGGATCTCATCGCAACCCGAGCGATCGATTTGGTAAAACATCTCGGTGCAACAATTATTAATGAAGGCGATATCAACCGCCGTATCCGCGGTATCACTTTCTGTGCGAGAAGTTTACCAAATATGGTAGAACACTTCCGTGCCGGTAGTTTATTAGTGGTTTCGGCAGATCGCCCTGATGCGATTGTGGCGGCAGCTTTGGCAGCCTCAAACGGTGTTGAAATCGGTGGTATGCTCTTAACCGGCGGCTATAAAATTGATGCACAAATCAATAAACTTTGCCAACACGTATTTGAAACGACTAAATTGCCAATCTTCCGTATTGAGGGCAATACATGGCAAACCGCATTAAATCTGCAAAGTTTCAACCTTGAAGTGCCGGTTGATGATAAAGAACGTATCGAAAATATTAAAGACTATATGAGCCAACAATTCGATACACAATTTATTGACGGTCTAGTTGCAGCTTCGACACGCTTACGCCGTTTATCGCCACCGGCGTTCCGTTTCCAATTAACCGAATTAGCCCGTGCAGCGAAAAAACGTATCGTGTTACCTGAAGGTGATGAACCTCGTACAATCAAAGCCGCCGTGCTTTGTGCGGAACGTGGTATTGCCGAATGTGTCTTATTAGCCGATCCTGCTTCCGTTCAACGTGTTGCCGAAGCACAAGGCGTTCAATTAGGCAAAGGTATCACCATCATCAATCCTGCTGATGTACGTGAAAACTATGTCGATCGTTTAGTTGAACTCCGTAAAGCAAAAGGAATGACTGAAGCGGCTGCACGTGAACAATTGGAAGATACGGTCGTGCTTGGTACGATGATGTTAGAGGCAAATGAAGTGGACGGTTTAGTATCCGGCGCAGTTCACACCACTGCCAATACGATCCGCCCACCAATGCAAATTATCAAAACTGCGCCGGGTAGTTCAATTGTTTCTTCTATCTTCTTTATGTTGCTACCGGATCAAGTTCTTGTATATGGCGACTGTGCGGTAAATCCGGATCCGACCGCAGAACAATTAGCAGAAATCGCAATTCAATCTGCCGATTCTGCAAAAGCATTCGGTATTGATCCGAAAGTTGCGATGATCTCTTACTCAACCGGTACATCAGGTAGCGGTGCGGATGTAGAAAAAGTTAAAGAAGCGACACGTATCGCAAAAGAAAAACGCCCGGATTTATTAATTGATGGTCCTTTACAATACGATGCAGCCGTAATGGAAGACGTTGCCCGTTCTAAAGCACCTAACTCCCCTGTGGCAGGTAAAGCAACCGTATTCGTATTCCCTGATTTAAACACCGGTAACACCACTTATAAAGCGGTTCAACGTTCTGCCGATTTAGTGTCTATCGGCCCAATGTTACAAGGTATGCGTAAACCGGTTAACGATTTATCCCGTGGTGCGTTGGTCGATGATATTGTGTACACTATTGCATTAACGGCAATTCAAGCGACACAAGCATAA